In one window of Helianthus annuus cultivar XRQ/B chromosome 17, HanXRQr2.0-SUNRISE, whole genome shotgun sequence DNA:
- the LOC110868682 gene encoding U-box domain-containing protein 12, whose protein sequence is MPNPQQNFSLWSSCRRKLIATMRCSCGISRHNKPINSPPVIKLPPEPSSEEKNVMMKETMKRLQSGENDAVLRGAKDVRELAKTDSEARMNFGLIGVIPLLVAMLDCEDVDSHIEALYALLNLGIGNDMNKSAIVEAGGVHKMLDLVTPPKECLPDVTAAVIANFLGLSAFDSNKVVIGSSGAVSFLIKTLRGLIKAETKTEDMDSQVVQDCLRALYNISILATNVLRMIEIDGFVQFLLSAIGGDAEISERILLILSNVVSTPEGRRAVSAVHDAFTILVDVLSWMDSPNCQEKVAYILMVMAYKSSEDQQAMIEAGIKSSLLELTLLGSTLAQKRSSRILEILRTDKGKQVSENTRGGAGTTLSAPLCGSGDNAESPDSSSGFSNRNAVKHLVEQSLLSNMRKIVKRANLRQEFVSLEHLKSSVTLHNSSSKSLPF, encoded by the exons ATGCCAAACCCACAACAAAACTTCAGCCTCTGGTCCTCCTGCCGCCGCAAACTCATCGCCACCATGCGCTGCAGCTGCGGAATATCCCGCCACAACAAACCCATCAACTCACCGCCGGTGATCAAGCTGCCGCCGGAACCTTCATCGGAGGAAAAGAATGTGATGATGAAAGAGACCATGAAGCGGTTGCAGAGTGGAGAAAACGATGCCGTGTTACGAGGAGCGAAAGATGTTAGAGAGTTGGCGAAAACCGATTCGGAAGCTCGAATGAATTTCGGGTTGATCGGAGTGATTCCATTGCTTGTTGCAATGCTTGATTGTGAAGATGTTGATTCACATATAGAGGCTCTATATGCTTTGCTTAATCTTGGAATTGGAAATGATAT GAATAAATCCGCTATTGTTGAAGCGGGAGGGGTACACAAGATGCTTGATCTAGTTACGCCTCCAAAAGAGTGTTTACCTGATGTGACAGCTGCAGTAATTGCGAATTTTCTTGGATTAAGTGCCTTTGATTCAAACAAAGTTGTCATAGGATCTTCTGGGGCTGTCTCATTCTTGATCAAAACCCTAAGAGGATTGATCAAGGCGGAAACCAAAACCGAGGACATGGATTCGCAAGTGGTTCAAGATTGTTTAAGGGCACTATACAATATATCTATTTTGGCGACGAATGTTTTGCGGATGATTGAGATTGATGGCTTTGTACAATTTTTGTTGAGCGCGATTGGAGGAGATGCGGAGATAAGTGAGAGAATACTTTTGATTCTGTCTAATGTTGTGTCGACCCCTGAGGGTCGACGGGCGGTTAGTGCTGTGCATGATGCGTTTACAATTTTAGTGGATGTTTTAAGTTGGATGGATTCGCCGAATTGCCAAGAGAAGGTGGCATACATTTTAATGGTGATGGCTTACAAGTCGAGTGAAGATCAACAAGCCATGATCGAGGCGGGGATCAAGTCTTCGTTGCTAGAATTAACTCTTTTGGGTAGTACTTTAGCACAAAAAAGATCATCTAGGATTCTAGAGATCTTGAGAACCGACAAAGGGAAACAAGTTTCAGAAAACACTAGAGGAGGTGCAGGGACGACTTTGTCAGCGCCCCTTTGTGGGTCCGGTGATAATGCTGAATCACCGGACTCATCAAGTGGTTTTTCAAATAGAAATGCGGTAAAGCACTTGGTAGAACAAAGCTTGCTGAGCAATATGAGAAAGATAGTGAAAAGGGCAAATTTACGGCAAGAGTTTGTGTCGTTAGAGCATTTGAAGTCGTCGGTTACTTTACATAATTCATCCTCAAAAAGCTTACCTTTTTGA